A window of Chloracidobacterium sp. N contains these coding sequences:
- a CDS encoding arginine-tRNA-protein transferase, translating into MAHGQYFETSHVSPRQLDVLWANGWRHFGTYFYRYWINLTDEGVRHVLPLRIRLSDFALSESQRRIRRRNRDLRVVIQPTVIDTATLLLFERHKQRFTHNIPDSIYSFLSPEPASVPCRNEEVAVYDGERLVAKSFLDLGKQSSSSVYGIFDPDYARRSLGIFTMLLEIAYSQARGDKFYYPGYAYHEPSHYDYKKRFVALEWFDWQGTWHPLPNGHRG; encoded by the coding sequence ATGGCTCATGGACAGTACTTTGAAACCTCCCATGTCTCGCCGCGACAGTTGGACGTCCTGTGGGCCAACGGCTGGCGTCACTTTGGGACGTACTTTTACCGCTACTGGATCAACCTGACGGACGAGGGCGTACGGCACGTCCTCCCCCTGCGGATCAGACTGTCCGACTTTGCCCTTTCTGAGAGCCAACGCCGCATCCGCCGCCGCAACCGGGACCTGCGGGTGGTCATTCAGCCCACAGTCATTGACACGGCGACGCTTTTGCTCTTCGAGCGCCACAAACAGCGTTTCACGCACAATATCCCGGACTCCATCTACTCGTTCCTGTCGCCGGAACCGGCGTCGGTGCCCTGCCGCAACGAGGAAGTTGCGGTCTATGACGGAGAACGGCTCGTCGCCAAAAGCTTCCTGGACCTGGGCAAACAGTCCAGTTCCAGCGTCTATGGCATTTTCGACCCGGACTATGCCAGACGCAGCCTGGGCATTTTCACGATGCTGCTCGAAATTGCCTACTCGCAGGCACGGGGAGACAAGTTCTATTACCCCGGCTATGCCTACCACGAACCCTCCCACTACGACTACAAAAAGCGGTTCGTGGCGCTCGAATGGTTTGACTGGCAGGGCACCTGGCATCCCCTCCCCAATGGCCACCGTGGGTGA
- the lpxC gene encoding UDP-3-O-acyl-N-acetylglucosamine deacetylase yields the protein MTYQTTLRRAVSLRGIGLHTGQEVELTLCPAPADTGYVFRRTDLNGFEVAAVPHHVTHVSYATTLMRAGVMVSTVEHVLSALYGCGIDNAILDVTNCEVPILDGSARHFVEAIAEAGILTLESPRQVLQVEQRIEVVEGNRRLAIEPSDRFFIESTIDFDHPCIGRQTFACEVTPVTYRQEIAPARTFGFLAEAEALRRHGLVRGATLENAIVLDADSILSPKPLRFPDEFARHKVLDIIGDFALLGLSLRGRIIAERSGHGLHSALIGRLLREARAWTVNGLPNGNGRPSATTASAGAAAGSGATAALAAPG from the coding sequence ATGACCTACCAAACGACGCTGCGCCGCGCAGTCTCCCTTCGCGGCATTGGACTTCATACGGGACAGGAAGTTGAACTCACGCTGTGTCCGGCCCCGGCAGACACCGGTTACGTTTTCCGCCGCACGGATTTGAACGGTTTTGAAGTGGCGGCCGTCCCCCACCATGTCACGCACGTCAGCTATGCCACGACGTTGATGCGCGCCGGCGTGATGGTTTCAACCGTCGAGCATGTTCTTTCGGCGCTCTACGGCTGCGGCATAGACAACGCCATCCTCGATGTCACGAACTGCGAAGTGCCCATTCTGGACGGAAGCGCGCGCCACTTCGTCGAGGCCATTGCTGAAGCTGGAATCCTCACGCTGGAAAGTCCCCGGCAGGTCTTACAGGTCGAGCAGCGCATCGAAGTGGTCGAAGGCAACCGCCGGCTGGCCATCGAGCCGAGTGACCGTTTCTTCATCGAGAGTACGATTGACTTCGACCACCCGTGCATTGGGCGTCAAACCTTTGCCTGCGAAGTGACCCCGGTGACGTACCGGCAGGAGATTGCCCCGGCGCGCACCTTTGGCTTTCTCGCCGAGGCCGAGGCACTGCGCCGGCACGGGCTGGTGCGCGGGGCAACGCTCGAAAACGCCATCGTCCTCGATGCCGATTCCATCCTCAGCCCGAAGCCGCTGCGATTCCCGGATGAATTTGCTCGTCACAAGGTGCTGGACATCATTGGTGACTTCGCCCTGCTGGGGCTGTCACTGCGGGGACGCATCATCGCCGAACGCTCCGGGCACGGACTGCATTCGGCGCTCATCGGACGCCTGCTCCGGGAAGCCCGGGCCTGGACGGTCAACGGACTACCCAACGGGAACGGGCGGCCCTCTGCAACTACAGCTTCGGCGGGGGCAGCGGCAGGGTCAGGAGCAACTGCTGCGCTTGCCGCTCCCGGATGA
- a CDS encoding PDZ domain-containing protein, whose protein sequence is MMLSHSARALTMKVLAGALLSGAIGYAQVAERPRDAASASRRPDLRKSDTTGVGRWLVIVNHHVTMGELTAAAEDVSTAALDGTCAPSDVVLTNVTTGIVVDDKGHVLTQLVNVPPGPGNPTIVVQTQDRQEFQARFIGRDGATGLCVLQVPGLQVAPPTMHALAAPERKLSVRDTRASTKPLTVRIMLPMFQPPAAHAAPGRAEESASRLVWDEVVTDWVVDPSLALPVEANCGIAVDSQNRLVAIVQPKGKSLRMLPVTDVKRVMHRIISAGKSVPHGWLGIEGKTLATFPAEERARFGASAAQGVVVTAVVPGSPAEEAGLSPGDLILTANDQPLESRRELNEVVVSHAAGETLKLLVERDGQQQVCEVTLGSPEDMPTPRAPAAEHLAIGLVTSDLTTQLAQFFGVAGGLLVTHVLADSPAAAAGLRSGDVIVRVEGQPVRRGRDLSAVILQSLSQQGEAPVTVEIIRERQAQQLLLTLPLPPPKL, encoded by the coding sequence ATGATGCTGTCGCACAGCGCGCGCGCATTGACCATGAAGGTTTTGGCGGGTGCGCTTCTGTCGGGTGCTATCGGATACGCCCAGGTTGCCGAGCGCCCGCGTGATGCCGCCTCCGCTTCGCGCAGGCCCGACCTCCGCAAATCAGACACCACTGGTGTGGGGCGCTGGCTCGTCATCGTCAACCATCACGTGACGATGGGGGAACTGACGGCCGCGGCCGAAGATGTCTCCACGGCCGCCCTTGATGGCACATGTGCGCCCTCGGATGTCGTGCTGACGAATGTCACGACGGGGATCGTGGTGGATGACAAAGGGCATGTGCTGACCCAACTCGTCAACGTACCGCCCGGCCCCGGCAATCCAACCATTGTGGTCCAGACCCAGGACCGCCAGGAGTTTCAGGCCCGGTTCATTGGCCGGGACGGGGCAACGGGGTTGTGTGTCTTGCAGGTTCCGGGGCTACAGGTTGCGCCGCCAACCATGCATGCCCTGGCCGCGCCGGAGCGCAAACTGTCCGTCCGGGACACGCGCGCCTCAACCAAGCCCCTTACGGTACGCATCATGCTGCCGATGTTTCAGCCGCCGGCCGCGCACGCGGCACCCGGGCGGGCGGAGGAGTCAGCTTCGCGCCTGGTGTGGGATGAGGTGGTGACGGATTGGGTCGTGGACCCATCGCTGGCCCTGCCGGTTGAAGCCAACTGTGGCATCGCCGTTGACAGCCAGAACCGGCTGGTGGCGATTGTGCAGCCGAAGGGTAAGTCCCTGCGCATGTTGCCTGTTACAGATGTCAAGCGGGTGATGCACCGCATCATTTCCGCCGGGAAGAGTGTCCCCCACGGCTGGCTCGGCATTGAAGGAAAAACCCTGGCGACGTTTCCAGCCGAAGAACGCGCGCGCTTCGGGGCTTCTGCCGCCCAAGGGGTGGTGGTCACGGCCGTTGTGCCGGGAAGTCCGGCCGAGGAAGCCGGTCTGTCCCCCGGCGATCTCATCCTGACCGCCAATGACCAACCGCTGGAGTCCAGGCGTGAACTCAATGAAGTCGTTGTCAGTCACGCCGCCGGAGAGACCCTCAAGCTGTTGGTGGAGCGCGACGGTCAGCAGCAGGTGTGCGAGGTCACACTTGGTTCGCCGGAAGATATGCCGACGCCCAGAGCGCCGGCCGCCGAACACCTGGCCATCGGGCTGGTGACATCCGACCTGACCACCCAACTGGCACAGTTCTTTGGTGTGGCGGGCGGTCTGTTGGTGACGCATGTTCTGGCCGACAGCCCGGCCGCCGCGGCCGGGCTGCGTTCGGGCGATGTGATTGTCCGGGTGGAGGGCCAGCCGGTCCGGCGCGGCCGCGACCTCTCGGCAGTGATACTTCAGTCCCTGAGTCAGCAGGGTGAAGCGCCGGTAACAGTGGAAATCATCCGGGAGCGGCAAGCGCAGCAGTTGCTCCTGACCCTGCCGCTGCCCCCGCCGAAGCTGTAG
- a CDS encoding RNA polymerase sigma factor, translated as MSHLMSSALTYPVPGEIHRVVTVDAASDHELIAAVQAGDEQAFQEIVRRYRTPITNFIFRMLDDYDRAVELAQETFLRVYANVARYRATFHFSTYIYRIATNLAISELRQRRRRKLVSLFTPWARHEDEEETPLDIPDERPLQDADLIERERRAAVGRAIQTLPEKYRAALVLRDVEGLSYDEIAGILNISEGTVKSRINRARGLLRDKLRAYL; from the coding sequence ATGTCGCATCTGATGAGTAGCGCCCTGACATACCCCGTACCTGGTGAGATACACCGTGTCGTGACGGTGGATGCGGCCAGCGACCACGAACTCATTGCCGCCGTCCAGGCTGGTGATGAACAGGCCTTTCAGGAGATTGTCCGGCGCTACCGCACGCCCATTACGAACTTCATCTTTCGCATGCTCGATGATTACGACCGCGCCGTGGAACTGGCGCAGGAAACCTTCCTGCGCGTCTATGCCAATGTGGCGCGCTATCGGGCGACGTTTCATTTTTCGACCTACATCTACCGGATTGCGACGAACCTGGCGATTAGCGAGCTACGGCAGCGTCGCCGCCGCAAACTGGTTTCGCTGTTCACCCCTTGGGCACGTCACGAGGATGAGGAAGAAACCCCACTGGATATTCCTGACGAGCGCCCCCTTCAGGATGCCGACCTGATTGAGCGTGAGCGCCGGGCAGCCGTGGGGCGCGCCATTCAGACGCTGCCGGAGAAATACCGGGCGGCGCTGGTGCTCCGGGATGTCGAAGGGCTGAGCTATGACGAAATTGCCGGCATCCTGAACATCTCGGAAGGAACCGTGAAATCGCGCATCAACCGCGCCCGTGGATTGTTGCGCGACAAGCTGCGCGCTTACCTGTGA
- the amrB gene encoding AmmeMemoRadiSam system protein B has product MSLHPMTEFPRLRPLQLFADETAQVIIAYDPQGFTEPIGLDIRLAPLLLLCDGQHSLSELPALLLHRFGQRWSADDLADIIHRLDEWLLLDSPRFATLAARQMVEFRAATVRPAAHAGVSYPDEPEALRQRLDAILAHTPDCPLGAARLEQLVGVVAPHIDLRVGERAYAPAYRLIERLAATLPDGEPVTFVVLGTSHYGGDGLFVASRKDYATPLGALPCDREFLDRLEIRLGASISADDTPHRQEHAIEFQAVFLRHIFDRHLEAGRPVRMVPILCTSLHELYAADEACRERTQAEYRAFIEALQATLAEQTHRTLLLVGGDLAHVGPKFGDRFDAQTRAAELERADTELLDYVATGDSAAVLDHIARDEDVRRVCGFPPLMAYLDALAAFGPTEGQVLHYEQWQERPTRSAVTYGAAAAWRSV; this is encoded by the coding sequence ATGTCGCTTCATCCGATGACTGAATTTCCACGTCTCCGTCCGCTCCAGCTTTTTGCCGACGAAACTGCCCAGGTCATCATTGCCTATGATCCTCAAGGCTTCACGGAACCCATCGGTCTTGACATCCGCCTGGCGCCGCTGCTCCTGCTGTGCGATGGACAGCATTCCCTGTCCGAACTGCCGGCGCTGCTTCTGCACCGTTTCGGACAGCGGTGGTCGGCCGATGACCTGGCGGACATCATCCACCGCCTCGACGAGTGGTTGCTTTTGGACAGCCCACGTTTTGCCACCCTGGCAGCGCGTCAGATGGTGGAGTTCCGGGCGGCAACGGTACGGCCAGCAGCGCATGCTGGTGTCAGCTACCCGGATGAGCCGGAGGCGCTCCGCCAGCGCCTCGACGCCATTCTGGCGCACACGCCGGACTGTCCGCTTGGGGCCGCCCGGCTTGAGCAGCTTGTGGGCGTTGTGGCGCCGCACATTGATTTGCGGGTTGGGGAGCGGGCTTATGCTCCGGCCTACCGGCTCATCGAACGGCTTGCCGCCACCCTGCCGGACGGCGAACCGGTGACGTTCGTCGTGTTGGGCACGTCGCACTATGGCGGCGACGGGCTGTTCGTCGCCTCGCGCAAGGACTATGCCACGCCCTTGGGCGCGCTGCCCTGCGACCGTGAATTCCTTGACCGGCTGGAAATCCGCCTGGGCGCTTCCATCAGTGCCGACGACACCCCTCATCGGCAGGAACATGCCATTGAGTTTCAGGCGGTGTTCCTGCGGCACATCTTTGACCGGCATCTGGAGGCTGGGCGGCCGGTACGCATGGTGCCCATCCTGTGCACTTCCCTGCACGAACTGTATGCCGCAGACGAGGCCTGCCGCGAGCGCACGCAGGCGGAGTACCGGGCATTTATCGAGGCGTTACAGGCGACGCTGGCTGAACAGACCCACCGGACGCTGTTGCTGGTTGGCGGCGATCTGGCGCATGTGGGCCCCAAGTTTGGCGACCGCTTCGATGCCCAGACCAGGGCGGCGGAGCTGGAGCGCGCCGACACGGAACTGCTCGACTACGTTGCCACCGGCGACAGCGCAGCGGTGCTTGACCACATTGCCCGCGACGAAGATGTGCGCCGGGTCTGCGGTTTTCCGCCGCTGATGGCTTATCTGGATGCGCTGGCGGCGTTTGGCCCCACGGAAGGGCAGGTTCTGCACTATGAACAGTGGCAGGAACGCCCAACCCGTTCGGCCGTCACCTACGGCGCAGCCGCCGCATGGCGCAGCGTTTGA
- a CDS encoding DUF86 domain-containing protein: MERGRRGFGVCGGDGLEEFIHDRKTANAVIRSLEVMGEAAKKIPEDTRSRYPEVPWKEIAGMRDKLIHEYHGVDLQIIWKTVSQDIPPLLPVLERLARETLQ; this comes from the coding sequence GTGGAACGCGGCCGAAGAGGCTTTGGAGTTTGTGGAGGGGATGGGCTCGAAGAATTCATCCACGACCGGAAGACCGCCAATGCGGTGATTCGTTCGCTGGAGGTCATGGGCGAGGCGGCAAAGAAGATACCGGAAGATACCCGGAGCAGGTATCCCGAAGTTCCCTGGAAGGAAATCGCAGGGATGCGCGATAAACTCATTCACGAATATCACGGTGTTGACTTGCAGATTATCTGGAAAACAGTTTCTCAGGATATTCCGCCCTTGCTTCCGGTACTGGAGCGGTTGGCCAGAGAGACCTTGCAGTGA
- a CDS encoding nucleotidyltransferase family protein: MENLERLIQILRQHKEELAQSYGVRELAIFGSHVRGEATAESDLDILVEFDDPPGFFRFLQLEQYLSDLLGVRVELVTRQALKPHIGKYILQEALPI; this comes from the coding sequence ATGGAAAACCTTGAGCGGCTTATACAGATTCTCCGGCAGCACAAAGAAGAGCTGGCGCAAAGCTACGGGGTTCGGGAGCTTGCCATCTTCGGCTCCCATGTGCGGGGAGAGGCGACGGCAGAAAGTGACCTGGACATCCTGGTGGAGTTTGACGATCCCCCCGGCTTCTTTCGGTTCCTTCAACTGGAGCAGTACCTAAGCGATCTCTTGGGCGTGCGGGTGGAACTGGTGACGCGCCAGGCCCTCAAACCCCACATCGGCAAGTACATCCTCCAAGAGGCGTTGCCAATATGA
- a CDS encoding homoserine dehydrogenase — translation MQTRTLRCILTGLGNIGRTFLEMLPSRTTLLRERYGLTLQFVAVADTSGCLVGEQGLDPAAIVEAKRRRQGVTTLAGGNLHVTDMLTAVRQLPADLLLEATPTDIQTGQPGLDLVRAALQRGMHVVMASKGALVVAFDELARHSDWSGNRHAPRLRFSGAVAGALPSVNVGWRDLAGGEITTLEAVLNGTTQVMLTMMGEGKTYAEALAEAQRIGIAEPDPTLDVEGWDAANKLLILANAVLRQPTRLSGIAVEGITHITPDDIRQARHNGGNLILLARAERGADGRYALSVRPTAVPAHHPLARLGMQEAGIVYHSDIFGRTAAFSMEDGPLGTAAAMLRDILSIAPDILPE, via the coding sequence ATGCAAACACGAACCCTGCGCTGCATCCTGACCGGACTGGGCAACATCGGGCGTACCTTTCTGGAAATGCTCCCCAGCCGCACCACGCTCCTGCGCGAACGCTACGGACTGACCCTTCAGTTCGTCGCCGTGGCCGATACTTCAGGCTGCCTCGTCGGTGAACAGGGGCTGGACCCCGCCGCCATTGTGGAAGCCAAACGCCGCCGCCAGGGCGTCACCACACTGGCCGGCGGCAACCTCCACGTCACGGACATGCTGACCGCCGTCCGGCAACTGCCCGCCGACCTGCTCCTGGAAGCCACCCCGACCGACATCCAGACCGGACAGCCGGGACTCGACCTCGTGCGCGCGGCCCTCCAACGCGGGATGCACGTCGTCATGGCAAGCAAAGGTGCGCTCGTCGTCGCCTTCGATGAACTGGCCCGACACAGCGACTGGTCCGGCAACCGCCATGCGCCACGGCTGCGTTTCAGCGGCGCCGTGGCCGGGGCGCTCCCCAGTGTCAACGTTGGCTGGCGCGACCTGGCCGGCGGCGAAATCACCACACTTGAAGCCGTCCTCAACGGCACAACCCAGGTCATGCTGACCATGATGGGGGAAGGAAAAACCTACGCCGAAGCCTTGGCGGAAGCGCAGCGCATCGGCATTGCCGAACCCGATCCGACCCTCGATGTCGAGGGCTGGGATGCCGCCAACAAGCTGCTCATTCTGGCCAATGCCGTCCTGCGCCAACCCACACGCCTTTCCGGCATCGCCGTGGAAGGCATCACGCATATCACCCCGGATGACATCCGGCAGGCCCGGCATAACGGCGGCAATCTCATCCTTCTGGCCCGGGCCGAACGCGGAGCCGATGGACGCTATGCCCTGAGCGTCCGCCCAACCGCCGTTCCAGCCCATCACCCGCTGGCGCGTCTGGGCATGCAGGAAGCTGGCATCGTCTATCACAGCGATATTTTCGGACGGACGGCAGCCTTCAGCATGGAAGACGGCCCCCTTGGAACCGCCGCCGCCATGCTGCGCGATATTCTCTCCATCGCGCCTGACATCCTGCCCGAATAA
- a CDS encoding NifU family protein, giving the protein MPKIYDIEYTPNPAARKIVLKEPITAPGVSLSFSNLQDAAAHPLAEALLAIPHVKSVFMMDRFITITKDNEVEWDELLRQVAIPIRAAEPVSASAPAAPNIKRGENPDLDRINDILDARIRPGLAGDGGGLEVVSYQDNTLAVRYQGACGSCPSSISGTLYGIQSILRDEFNPEITVIAV; this is encoded by the coding sequence ATGCCAAAGATTTATGACATCGAGTACACGCCCAATCCGGCAGCCCGGAAAATCGTACTCAAGGAACCCATTACCGCGCCGGGCGTTTCGCTCAGTTTTTCCAACCTTCAGGATGCGGCAGCCCATCCGCTGGCCGAGGCGTTGTTGGCCATTCCCCACGTGAAGAGTGTCTTTATGATGGACCGCTTCATCACCATCACCAAAGACAATGAAGTGGAGTGGGATGAGTTGTTGCGTCAGGTGGCAATTCCCATCCGTGCGGCCGAGCCGGTCAGCGCAAGTGCGCCGGCTGCGCCGAACATCAAGCGGGGGGAAAATCCCGACCTTGACCGAATCAACGACATTCTGGATGCGCGGATTCGTCCGGGTCTGGCGGGCGATGGTGGCGGACTGGAAGTCGTCAGTTACCAGGACAACACACTGGCCGTCCGTTATCAGGGGGCCTGTGGCAGTTGTCCGAGTTCGATTTCCGGCACGCTGTATGGCATTCAGAGCATCCTGCGGGATGAGTTCAACCCGGAGATAACAGTTATCGCTGTTTGA
- a CDS encoding thiamine phosphate synthase, which produces MQRYLITDRRRLFREGEPYTEAIAVRRLVALARFAAREGIDYLQLREKDWTARQITEVATAMAAVLGETRTRLLVNDRFDVALAARAHGVHLTTRSLPARIVRQCVPSGFLIAVSTHNRCEIAEAEGFADFAVCGPVFPSGDKPVLGLEAFAELARTTSLPLFALGGIGPDQAAHVRQAGAAGIAAIRAFAGEFLTSFNPDT; this is translated from the coding sequence ATGCAACGCTACCTCATCACTGACCGCCGCCGTCTGTTCCGGGAAGGCGAACCCTACACCGAAGCGATAGCTGTACGGCGTCTCGTGGCGCTGGCCCGCTTCGCCGCCAGGGAAGGCATAGACTACCTTCAGTTGCGGGAAAAGGACTGGACAGCGCGCCAGATCACCGAGGTGGCAACGGCGATGGCCGCCGTTCTGGGCGAGACCCGAACCAGGTTGCTGGTCAACGACCGCTTCGATGTCGCCCTGGCTGCCCGGGCCCATGGTGTTCACCTCACCACGCGGTCGCTGCCAGCAAGGATCGTCCGGCAGTGTGTTCCGTCGGGCTTTCTCATCGCCGTCTCAACCCACAACCGCTGCGAAATTGCGGAAGCGGAAGGCTTTGCTGACTTTGCCGTGTGCGGTCCGGTTTTTCCGTCGGGAGACAAACCGGTTCTGGGGCTGGAAGCCTTTGCCGAACTGGCACGGACGACTTCCCTGCCGCTCTTCGCACTGGGCGGGATCGGCCCCGACCAGGCAGCACACGTACGGCAGGCCGGCGCTGCCGGCATCGCCGCCATTCGCGCCTTTGCCGGAGAGTTTCTCACCAGCTTCAACCCTGACACTTGA